The following coding sequences lie in one Mycobacterium gordonae genomic window:
- a CDS encoding DUF5933 domain-containing protein, translating to MFIGEEQRAQWRSRAPRLGAASAVAMIAMVLIALQITATGAGFVGPLRSLAGDYVDTPTSATVPWVGLGVAMVGLSARYRVWSLSVAATLDLVFAAVRLARGGAWTLGNGPLIVLTGLAVIVGWRRWARAEHGTALRGIAFGLLLIIATKVGDAWLRITAIVRPVVLDEYALLADHALAQPSWLLGRLVHAGGPLLSAAFHWVYIELPVAAMVVAVYQLRNVSTGGWPRHFLIPTFLVLGLIGPLIYVFFPLVGPDFAFGSAGRGFELGDFWPHAVPRINLSPRAIAFDGSTPRNCMPSMHTAWALAVFLHSRGGPRWLRMGGTLWLACTIAATLGFGYHYGVDLLAGGVLCLTVESALREPVRDRTWWRVAMTGFGAAFLAALLVCCRYFAQDMARYSVPFGVLIIGTLVTFCAAFYATYFARPAESAMERGLTVPGVFVGQGSSVAS from the coding sequence GTGTTCATCGGCGAGGAGCAGCGAGCGCAATGGCGTTCCCGTGCGCCCCGGCTCGGTGCGGCGTCTGCAGTCGCGATGATCGCGATGGTGCTGATCGCACTGCAGATCACCGCGACCGGCGCAGGTTTCGTGGGTCCGTTGCGCAGCCTGGCCGGCGATTACGTCGACACCCCGACGTCGGCGACCGTGCCCTGGGTGGGACTCGGGGTGGCGATGGTCGGGTTATCGGCGCGGTACCGGGTGTGGTCGTTGTCGGTGGCCGCGACTCTCGATCTGGTTTTCGCCGCCGTGCGGCTGGCGCGCGGCGGTGCGTGGACGCTCGGCAACGGGCCGCTGATCGTGCTGACCGGACTGGCGGTGATCGTGGGGTGGCGGCGCTGGGCCAGGGCCGAACACGGCACCGCGTTACGCGGAATCGCATTCGGTCTGCTGCTCATCATCGCCACCAAGGTCGGCGATGCCTGGTTGCGCATCACCGCGATCGTCCGGCCGGTAGTCCTGGACGAGTACGCCCTGTTGGCCGATCACGCACTGGCGCAACCGTCCTGGCTGTTGGGCCGGCTCGTCCACGCGGGCGGGCCGCTGCTGAGCGCGGCGTTTCACTGGGTGTACATCGAGTTGCCCGTCGCGGCCATGGTGGTTGCCGTCTACCAGCTGCGCAACGTCAGCACCGGCGGCTGGCCGCGTCACTTCCTCATACCGACGTTCCTGGTCCTGGGCCTCATCGGGCCGCTGATCTACGTGTTCTTTCCGCTGGTGGGTCCAGACTTCGCCTTCGGAAGTGCGGGCAGGGGATTCGAACTCGGCGACTTCTGGCCGCACGCCGTGCCGCGGATCAACCTGTCGCCGCGAGCGATTGCCTTCGACGGATCAACCCCGCGCAACTGCATGCCGTCGATGCACACCGCTTGGGCGCTGGCGGTTTTCCTGCACTCCCGCGGCGGGCCCCGTTGGCTGCGGATGGGCGGCACGCTGTGGCTGGCGTGCACCATCGCGGCGACCCTGGGCTTCGGGTACCACTATGGCGTTGATCTGCTGGCGGGTGGGGTGCTGTGCCTGACTGTGGAGTCCGCGCTGCGGGAACCTGTTCGGGACAGGACATGGTGGCGGGTTGCGATGACCGGCTTCGGCGCCGCGTTCCTGGCCGCGCTGTTGGTGTGCTGCCGCTATTTCGCTCAGGACATGGCGCGCTACTCGGTGCCGTTCGGTGTGCTCATCATCGGCACGCTGGTGACATTCTGCGCCGCTTTCTACGCGACCTATTTCGCCCGGCCGGCCGAGTCGGCGATGGAAAGAGGTCTGACCGTCCCCGGCGTGTTCGTCGGTCAGGGTTCGTCGGTCGCGTCCTGA
- a CDS encoding DUF1345 domain-containing protein → MEAQGWHRHVVTRLIVAGLVGAAAVSLFVTRSGWAYAPSVGWIAAALVYLVWTWIVVLPMDAERTREHVVPEDPPTGWLIDVVILSASVASLAGVAHLLTASSKSGVEKNIAAGTGVVCIAVAWCVVHTVFSIRYADVYYSNSASGIDFSGTETPRFLDFFYLGFTIGMTYQVSDTTLQTPQLRRIALCQALLSYLFGAVILAVTINLVVGLSN, encoded by the coding sequence ATGGAAGCGCAGGGCTGGCACCGGCACGTCGTCACTCGGCTGATCGTGGCAGGACTCGTCGGCGCCGCGGCGGTGTCGTTGTTCGTGACAAGATCAGGGTGGGCGTACGCACCGAGTGTGGGTTGGATTGCCGCGGCCTTGGTGTATCTGGTGTGGACGTGGATTGTCGTGCTGCCGATGGACGCCGAGCGCACGCGCGAACACGTGGTGCCCGAGGACCCGCCGACCGGCTGGCTGATCGACGTGGTGATCCTGTCGGCGAGTGTGGCGAGTTTGGCCGGGGTGGCGCATCTGCTCACCGCGAGCTCGAAGTCGGGAGTGGAGAAGAATATCGCTGCGGGGACCGGGGTGGTCTGCATCGCCGTCGCGTGGTGCGTCGTGCACACCGTATTCAGCATCCGCTATGCCGATGTCTACTACTCGAACTCGGCCAGCGGCATCGACTTCAGCGGCACCGAGACCCCCCGCTTCCTGGATTTCTTCTACCTCGGATTCACCATCGGAATGACCTACCAGGTGTCTGACACCACGCTGCAGACACCGCAGCTGCGGCGCATTGCGCTGTGCCAGGCGCTGCTGTCCTATCTGTTCGGGGCGGTTATTCTGGCCGTCACCATCAATCTTGTTGTTGGGCTGAGTAATTGA
- a CDS encoding WS/DGAT/MGAT family O-acyltransferase: MKRLNGVDALMLYTETPEIHMHTLKIGILDVSNMAQDFSFEMFRAVGYQRLMALEPLRYQLLDIPLKLHHPMWVVNDDIDLDYHVRRARVPAPGGRRELDELIGHIASTPLRRDHPLWEMYVAEGLAGDRIAIIHKVHHVLADGMASANQMAQAISAHQPQPRRGPHEVPTRSHLLKAAARDHVGLVRKLPRLVNETASGVSRVRRRSKERGAHPDLARNFAPPPCFINHRVGPGRRFATAPLAMADVKETSKHLGVTLNDVVLAMVAGALRRLLLRYDGRADVPLIAGVPVSYNPSPDRLAGNEFTYMTPSLPVHIADPMQRVRITAMATKIAKENHQLLGPTVLPAWMSYLPTALAPRIFRTQARRMESANVMNLVVSNVPGPRERGCIEGATLSEIYSVGPIVAGSGMNITVWSYVDQLAVSVLTDEVTLEDPHEATDALIDAFRELRSAAGLSDALRPVAATLPVAAATR, encoded by the coding sequence GTGAAGCGACTCAACGGTGTGGATGCCCTGATGCTGTACACCGAGACGCCCGAGATCCATATGCACACGCTGAAGATCGGCATCCTCGATGTGTCGAACATGGCCCAGGACTTCAGCTTTGAGATGTTCCGTGCGGTTGGCTATCAACGGCTCATGGCGCTGGAGCCGCTGCGCTACCAGCTGCTGGACATCCCGCTGAAACTGCACCACCCCATGTGGGTGGTCAACGACGACATCGATCTCGATTATCACGTACGCCGCGCGCGGGTGCCGGCGCCCGGCGGGCGCCGCGAACTCGACGAGCTGATCGGCCACATCGCGAGCACGCCGCTGCGCCGCGACCACCCGTTGTGGGAGATGTACGTCGCCGAGGGGCTGGCTGGTGACCGCATCGCCATCATCCACAAGGTCCACCACGTGCTGGCCGACGGGATGGCGTCGGCTAACCAGATGGCGCAGGCGATATCTGCGCACCAGCCGCAACCGCGGCGGGGGCCGCATGAGGTGCCCACCCGCTCGCATCTGCTCAAGGCCGCTGCCCGGGACCACGTCGGGCTCGTCCGCAAACTCCCGCGTCTGGTCAACGAGACGGCCTCCGGAGTATCTCGGGTACGGCGCCGATCGAAGGAGCGCGGCGCGCACCCCGACCTCGCCCGCAATTTCGCGCCGCCGCCCTGCTTCATCAATCACCGGGTCGGGCCGGGTCGCCGGTTCGCGACCGCGCCGCTGGCGATGGCCGACGTCAAGGAGACCAGCAAGCATCTCGGCGTCACCCTCAACGACGTCGTGCTGGCGATGGTGGCCGGGGCGCTACGCCGACTGCTGTTGCGCTACGACGGCCGCGCCGATGTCCCGCTGATCGCCGGGGTGCCGGTGAGCTACAACCCGTCACCAGACCGCCTGGCGGGCAATGAATTCACGTATATGACCCCGTCGCTGCCGGTGCACATCGCGGACCCGATGCAACGAGTGCGGATCACGGCGATGGCGACCAAGATCGCCAAGGAGAACCACCAGTTGCTCGGGCCGACCGTGCTGCCCGCCTGGATGTCCTATCTGCCGACGGCATTGGCGCCGCGCATTTTTCGGACGCAGGCTCGACGGATGGAGTCGGCCAACGTCATGAACCTGGTCGTCTCGAACGTCCCGGGGCCACGCGAACGAGGCTGCATCGAGGGAGCGACGCTCAGCGAAATCTATTCGGTCGGACCGATCGTCGCCGGCAGCGGCATGAACATCACGGTGTGGAGCTACGTCGACCAACTGGCCGTCTCGGTGCTCACCGATGAAGTCACCCTCGAAGACCCGCACGAGGCCACCGACGCGCTGATCGACGCCTTCCGCGAACTGCGCAGCGCCGCGGGGCTTTCTGACGCTCTCCGGCCGGTCGCAGCGACGTTGCCAGTGGCTGCGGCAACACGTTGA
- a CDS encoding alpha/beta hydrolase has product MHGFIPAVVQFVTVAALFYAIGWRARLVAVGATAGAVTAAAAHWTYDTLGIASEPAPWQLWLWVFLFGLAAAVLVAGWPGASGWRRNASAFATSFCLLSAGLTINGWLGYFPTVDAAWAQLTNRPLRSQIHIGTAYGMQRDNVAVQDGKLVAVTTGSRISGFSHRREWVYLPPAWFTGTPLPAILMIGGEFGTPADWIRVGDATRALDVYSAAHDGYAPIAVFADATGGFTVDTECVDGPRGNAAEHLTSEVVPEIGELFGLGRQANWGVVGFSSGGTCAVDLAVMHPEIFSAFVDIGGDIAPNAGTREQTIDRLFGGDAEAYWQFEPTTVMSRHGPYSDLAGLFAVPGTTEDRDGVGQEAAEALCNAGRAQRVSCEVMGLPGKHDWPSAAGAFAVTLPWLAERVARQPRQALVTP; this is encoded by the coding sequence ATGCACGGATTTATCCCCGCCGTGGTGCAATTCGTCACCGTTGCGGCGCTCTTTTATGCCATCGGGTGGCGGGCGCGACTTGTTGCGGTGGGCGCGACTGCGGGTGCGGTGACGGCCGCGGCGGCGCACTGGACGTACGACACGCTCGGAATCGCCAGTGAGCCTGCACCTTGGCAACTTTGGCTATGGGTTTTCCTTTTCGGGCTGGCCGCCGCCGTCCTGGTCGCCGGTTGGCCGGGGGCGAGCGGGTGGCGACGCAACGCGTCGGCGTTCGCGACGTCGTTCTGCCTACTCAGCGCCGGGCTGACGATCAACGGCTGGTTGGGCTACTTCCCCACCGTCGATGCCGCATGGGCTCAGCTGACGAACCGGCCCCTGCGGAGTCAGATCCACATCGGGACCGCCTACGGGATGCAGCGCGATAACGTTGCGGTGCAGGACGGGAAGCTGGTGGCAGTGACCACGGGGAGTCGGATATCCGGGTTCTCGCACCGTCGTGAGTGGGTTTATCTTCCCCCCGCCTGGTTCACCGGAACGCCGCTACCGGCGATCCTGATGATCGGCGGCGAATTCGGAACTCCGGCGGACTGGATTCGCGTCGGCGATGCCACCCGTGCCCTCGACGTATATTCGGCCGCGCACGACGGTTACGCGCCGATCGCCGTATTCGCCGACGCAACCGGCGGATTCACTGTCGACACCGAATGCGTCGACGGACCACGCGGAAACGCCGCCGAGCACTTGACCTCCGAAGTGGTGCCGGAAATCGGCGAACTGTTCGGCCTTGGCAGACAAGCGAACTGGGGTGTCGTCGGGTTCTCCTCCGGCGGGACCTGCGCCGTCGATCTGGCAGTCATGCATCCCGAGATCTTCAGCGCGTTCGTGGACATCGGCGGCGATATCGCGCCGAACGCGGGCACCCGCGAACAGACCATCGACCGGCTCTTCGGCGGTGACGCCGAGGCGTACTGGCAGTTCGAGCCTACGACGGTGATGAGCCGGCACGGTCCGTACAGCGATCTCGCCGGCCTCTTCGCCGTTCCGGGAACCACGGAGGATCGGGACGGGGTCGGGCAGGAGGCGGCAGAGGCGCTGTGCAACGCGGGCCGCGCTCAACGCGTTTCGTGTGAGGTGATGGGGTTGCCGGGTAAGCACGACTGGCCGTCGGCGGCGGGGGCCTTTGCGGTCACACTGCCCTGGCTGGCCGAGCGGGTGGCACGCCAGCCGAGACAAGCGCTTGTGACGCCCTGA
- a CDS encoding MFS transporter, with translation MPNSEEQPGPIRSLIPARIDRLPWSPFHTRMVVALGVAWILDGLEITVASAVAETLTEPQTLHLSSAAVGFVATVYLAGEVAGALFFGRLSDKLGRRNLFMVTLGVYLLGSALTAATLGNNPAWIAFLYATRFIAGMGIGGEYAAINSAIDELIPARFRGRVDIAVNGTYWAGAVLGTLGTFVFLKAIDLSLGWRLAFLLGPVLASVILLVRRNLPESPRWQVMNGRTEDAERTISHIEEEVRASGATLPPVEESTAIELRPAQEIGYVALTRVLFREYPSRAVLGAALMISQSFLYNAIFFTYTLVLGKFYGVPSASTPLYLIAFAVGNLLGPLTIGHFFDTIGRRKMIAGTYLLSGLLLALSAGLFQAGALNAITQTIAWCVIFYIASAGASAAYLTVSEIFPLEVRAKAIAVFFAIAQCFGALGPVIYGALIGDGSRPLLLFLGYLLGAAVMIAGGLVAWFLAVDAEGKSLEDIATPLAAR, from the coding sequence GTGCCGAATAGTGAGGAGCAACCGGGTCCGATCCGCAGCCTGATCCCCGCCCGCATCGATCGGCTGCCCTGGTCGCCGTTCCACACCCGCATGGTGGTGGCGCTCGGCGTGGCCTGGATCCTCGACGGCCTGGAGATCACCGTGGCCAGTGCGGTGGCCGAAACCTTGACCGAACCGCAGACATTGCATCTGTCCTCGGCCGCCGTCGGATTCGTCGCCACCGTCTATCTGGCGGGGGAGGTGGCCGGGGCGCTGTTTTTCGGGCGCCTGTCCGACAAGCTGGGCCGGCGCAACCTGTTCATGGTCACGCTCGGTGTCTACCTGCTCGGCAGTGCGCTCACCGCGGCGACGCTGGGCAACAACCCGGCCTGGATCGCCTTTCTCTATGCAACGCGGTTCATCGCCGGAATGGGCATCGGCGGGGAGTACGCAGCCATCAACTCGGCGATCGACGAGCTGATTCCGGCGCGCTTCCGCGGCCGCGTCGACATCGCCGTCAACGGCACTTACTGGGCCGGGGCGGTCCTGGGCACGCTGGGCACCTTCGTCTTCCTGAAAGCGATCGACCTGAGCCTGGGCTGGCGCCTGGCGTTTCTGCTAGGCCCGGTACTGGCTTCGGTGATCCTGCTGGTGCGGCGCAATCTGCCGGAAAGCCCGCGCTGGCAGGTCATGAACGGCCGCACCGAAGACGCCGAACGCACCATCTCCCACATCGAGGAGGAGGTGCGCGCCAGCGGGGCCACTCTGCCGCCGGTCGAGGAGTCCACTGCCATCGAGTTGCGACCCGCACAGGAGATCGGCTACGTCGCGTTGACGCGCGTGCTGTTCCGCGAGTACCCCAGCCGCGCCGTGTTGGGCGCGGCGCTGATGATCAGCCAGTCCTTCCTCTACAACGCGATCTTCTTCACCTACACCCTGGTGCTGGGCAAATTCTACGGCGTGCCCTCGGCCTCGACACCGCTGTATCTGATCGCGTTCGCCGTGGGAAACCTGTTGGGCCCGTTGACCATCGGGCACTTCTTCGACACCATCGGCCGACGCAAGATGATCGCCGGAACGTATCTGCTCTCGGGGCTGCTGCTGGCGCTGAGCGCGGGGTTGTTCCAGGCCGGCGCACTCAACGCGATCACCCAGACCATCGCCTGGTGTGTCATCTTCTATATCGCCTCGGCCGGGGCCAGCGCGGCCTACCTCACCGTCAGCGAGATCTTCCCGCTCGAGGTCCGCGCCAAGGCGATCGCGGTGTTCTTCGCCATCGCACAATGTTTCGGCGCGCTGGGCCCGGTTATCTACGGCGCACTGATCGGCGACGGCTCCCGGCCGCTGCTGCTCTTCCTGGGTTATCTGCTGGGCGCGGCCGTGATGATCGCCGGTGGCCTGGTCGCATGGTTCCTCGCCGTCGACGCCGAGGGGAAATCCCTGGAAGACATCGCCACACCGCTGGCCGCCAGGTGA
- a CDS encoding KasA/KasB family beta-ketoacyl-ACP synthase, translating to MTALRTGGGLPDVVITGVASTTSLAPDAEETWQELLRGSSGIRKMDKDFVDEFDSPVRIGGELREDLDEQFGRVELRRLAFMQKLSAVVSRRLWEQAGSPEVDTDRLMVSVGLGLGSTEDIPLWHNIWKVKGLRAISPISVQKHMPNAPAAAIGLDRAAKAGVETSVMADASGTAAIAQAWQSIVLGEADMAICGGVETVIEAVPLATFWRLGMLSTNNDDPTGACRPFDRHRDGMVLSEGGAMLLVETEEHAKARGAPILARLMGAALTSDGCDAVMPDPTGERAGDAITRALYLAGLTPADIDLVNAHAAGTTFGDAAEARAIHRALGDHHPAVYAPKAALGNALGASGAIEAVLTVQALRDQIVPPTLNFSAEDPEIELDVVAGEPRRGNFRYAVKESFGLGGNNVALVFGAA from the coding sequence ATGACAGCCTTGAGAACAGGCGGGGGACTCCCGGACGTCGTCATCACCGGGGTGGCGTCGACGACCTCGCTCGCGCCGGATGCCGAAGAAACCTGGCAGGAACTGCTGCGGGGGAGCAGTGGAATTCGAAAAATGGACAAGGACTTCGTCGACGAGTTCGACTCGCCGGTGCGGATCGGCGGGGAGCTGCGCGAAGATCTGGACGAGCAGTTCGGACGGGTCGAGCTGCGCCGGTTGGCGTTCATGCAGAAATTGTCCGCGGTGGTGAGCCGGCGCCTGTGGGAGCAGGCCGGCTCGCCCGAGGTGGACACCGATCGGCTGATGGTGTCGGTGGGTTTGGGCCTGGGCAGTACCGAGGACATCCCGCTGTGGCACAACATCTGGAAGGTCAAGGGCCTGCGGGCGATCTCGCCGATTTCGGTACAGAAGCACATGCCTAACGCGCCCGCCGCTGCCATCGGCCTCGACCGTGCGGCGAAGGCGGGCGTGGAGACATCGGTGATGGCCGACGCGTCGGGTACCGCGGCTATTGCGCAAGCCTGGCAGAGCATCGTCCTTGGCGAGGCCGACATGGCGATCTGCGGCGGTGTGGAGACCGTGATCGAGGCGGTTCCCCTCGCCACGTTCTGGCGGTTGGGCATGCTCTCCACCAACAATGACGACCCGACCGGCGCCTGCCGCCCGTTCGACAGGCACCGCGACGGCATGGTGTTGAGCGAAGGCGGCGCGATGCTGCTGGTGGAAACCGAGGAGCACGCCAAAGCGCGCGGCGCGCCGATTCTGGCCCGGCTGATGGGTGCTGCCCTCACATCCGACGGATGCGACGCCGTCATGCCGGACCCGACTGGTGAGCGCGCCGGTGACGCCATCACCCGTGCCCTGTACCTGGCCGGCCTGACCCCCGCCGACATCGACCTGGTCAACGCGCATGCCGCCGGCACGACGTTCGGAGATGCTGCAGAGGCACGCGCCATCCACCGGGCACTGGGCGACCACCACCCGGCGGTCTACGCGCCGAAGGCGGCGCTGGGCAATGCGCTGGGTGCGTCCGGCGCGATCGAGGCGGTGTTGACCGTCCAGGCCCTGCGCGATCAAATCGTGCCGCCCACACTGAATTTCAGCGCCGAAGACCCCGAAATCGAACTCGACGTCGTCGCCGGCGAGCCACGCCGGGGCAATTTCCGCTACGCCGTCAAGGAGTCGTTCGGCCTGGGCGGGAACAACGTCGCACTGGTATTCGGCGCGGCCTGA
- a CDS encoding mycothiol-dependent nitroreductase Rv2466c family protein, giving the protein MTTIDLYLDPVCPFSWVTSRWLLDAAERTDRPVMLRQMNLAVLNEGQQEGEETDAAHQRMYERSRRLGRVFAAVTDRYGPEAFARLYEPIGTRLHVQKDEVTLGVAADLLGDLGFEASLAQALDEPERDEAVRRVHADSQDTLGDEAGSPIIAIGGRAFFGPVLTGLPSLGDRVVLLDAIVSVASVPEFAALQRPRG; this is encoded by the coding sequence GTGACCACAATCGATCTCTACCTCGATCCGGTATGTCCGTTCTCCTGGGTGACTTCGCGCTGGCTGCTCGATGCCGCGGAGAGGACGGACCGGCCGGTCATGCTGCGGCAGATGAACCTGGCGGTCCTCAACGAGGGACAGCAAGAGGGAGAGGAAACTGACGCGGCGCACCAGCGGATGTACGAACGGTCCCGGCGATTGGGCCGCGTATTCGCAGCGGTCACCGATCGCTACGGTCCGGAGGCGTTCGCCAGGTTGTATGAGCCGATCGGTACCCGGCTTCACGTCCAGAAAGACGAGGTCACACTAGGCGTGGCCGCCGATTTGCTCGGCGATCTGGGCTTCGAGGCGTCGTTGGCGCAGGCTCTGGACGAGCCCGAACGCGACGAGGCTGTCAGGCGGGTTCATGCAGACAGCCAGGACACCCTTGGTGACGAAGCCGGCAGCCCGATCATCGCGATCGGCGGCCGCGCCTTTTTCGGCCCGGTCCTGACCGGTCTGCCCAGTCTTGGCGACCGCGTCGTGCTGCTCGACGCGATAGTCAGCGTCGCGAGTGTCCCGGAGTTCGCGGCCCTGCAGCGCCCACGCGGGTAG
- a CDS encoding IS110 family RNA-guided transposase produces MATVQLWAGVDVGKEHHWVCVVDDRGAVVLSRRLANDEQQIRGLVSEVDRLGGQVSWTVDLTTVYATLLLTVLADAGKSVRYLAGRQVWQASVTYRGGEAKADAKDARVIADQSRMRGADLPVLHPGDDLITELRMLTAHRADLVADRTRTINRLRQQLVAVCPALERAAQLTQDRGCVVLLARYQRPKAIRQKGLSRLTRVLAEAGVRNASTIATAAVAAAKTQTVRLPGEEVAAGLVAQLAQEVISLDERIKTTDADIEGRFRRHPLADVITSMPGMGFRLGAEFLAAVGDPAPIESADQLAAWAGLAPVSRDSGKRTGRLHTPKRYSRRLRRVMYMSALTAIRCDPHSKAYYQRKRDEAKRPIPATICLARRRTNVLYALIRDNRTWQPDSPPITESAA; encoded by the coding sequence GTGGCTACGGTCCAGTTGTGGGCTGGTGTGGATGTCGGCAAGGAACACCACTGGGTGTGCGTGGTCGACGACAGGGGCGCGGTGGTGCTTTCGCGCAGGCTCGCCAACGACGAGCAACAGATCCGTGGACTCGTGTCCGAAGTGGACAGGCTCGGTGGTCAGGTGTCGTGGACGGTGGACCTGACCACCGTCTACGCCACCCTGTTGTTGACGGTGCTTGCTGATGCCGGCAAGTCGGTGCGCTATCTGGCGGGCCGCCAAGTGTGGCAGGCCTCGGTGACCTACCGCGGCGGGGAGGCCAAGGCCGACGCCAAAGACGCCCGGGTGATCGCCGATCAATCCCGGATGCGCGGTGCCGATCTGCCGGTGCTGCATCCTGGCGATGACCTGATCACCGAACTGCGCATGCTGACCGCTCATCGGGCTGATCTGGTCGCTGACCGCACCCGCACCATCAACCGGCTGCGCCAACAGCTGGTCGCGGTGTGCCCGGCTCTGGAGCGAGCAGCGCAGCTGACCCAAGATCGTGGTTGCGTAGTGCTGCTGGCGCGCTACCAGCGTCCGAAAGCCATTCGGCAGAAGGGGCTTTCGCGGCTGACTCGGGTGCTGGCCGAGGCCGGGGTACGCAACGCCTCGACCATCGCAACCGCGGCCGTGGCGGCGGCGAAGACCCAGACGGTGCGCCTTCCGGGCGAAGAAGTCGCCGCTGGGCTGGTCGCACAATTGGCGCAGGAGGTGATCTCCCTCGATGAACGCATCAAAACCACCGACGCCGACATCGAGGGCCGATTTCGCCGCCATCCACTCGCCGACGTGATCACCAGCATGCCCGGCATGGGATTTCGGCTCGGCGCCGAATTCCTGGCCGCGGTTGGTGATCCCGCCCCGATTGAATCGGCCGACCAACTCGCCGCCTGGGCCGGGCTGGCCCCAGTCTCGCGCGACTCGGGAAAACGCACCGGACGCCTGCACACCCCGAAGCGCTACAGCCGCCGACTGCGCCGGGTCATGTACATGTCCGCGCTCACCGCAATCCGCTGCGACCCGCACTCGAAGGCCTACTACCAGCGCAAACGGGACGAAGCCAAACGACCGATCCCGGCCACCATCTGCCTGGCGCGACGCCGCACCAACGTCCTCTACGCCCTCATCCGCGACAACCGCACCTGGCAACCCGACTCACCCCCAATCACCGAATCGGCGGCTTGA
- a CDS encoding nuclear transport factor 2 family protein: MAGTDQRAHQEARKARVIEHMQSENVQDWDRTMATFSHPRYELPDGTVFDGADEVMRYWVDGRTLVPDQTNELIELTHLDDGQVQIEFWLRGTPTTATEPFEVRLWAVFGFDDADLITGERVFVQPPTAGQIAG; the protein is encoded by the coding sequence ATGGCCGGTACCGACCAGCGCGCGCATCAGGAGGCCCGGAAGGCTCGCGTCATCGAGCACATGCAGAGCGAGAACGTCCAGGACTGGGATCGGACGATGGCGACGTTCAGCCACCCGCGCTACGAGCTGCCCGATGGGACGGTGTTCGACGGCGCCGACGAGGTGATGCGGTACTGGGTCGATGGTCGTACGCTGGTGCCCGATCAGACCAACGAGCTGATCGAGCTCACCCACCTCGACGACGGGCAGGTGCAGATCGAGTTCTGGCTGCGCGGCACCCCGACCACGGCGACAGAGCCGTTCGAGGTGCGGCTGTGGGCGGTGTTCGGCTTCGACGACGCCGACCTGATCACCGGCGAGCGCGTCTTCGTCCAGCCGCCGACGGCCGGGCAGATCGCGGGATGA